Proteins from one Nilaparvata lugens isolate BPH chromosome 10, ASM1435652v1, whole genome shotgun sequence genomic window:
- the LOC111053463 gene encoding uncharacterized protein LOC111053463 has translation MSFHWHRCHFLLWTRNQQFDFVYLAGKSGEPEISAVEEEGQVISRFFGHLYLPISGAEVDGGVYGLAMERLQHLIDLGGSFTVVVENHVQLAGVETESGGAVLLRNAGNTRKEYGKHFPSTWISRRHCLDIWRRRPGVTPDRMRVQSTAGVGA, from the exons ATGTCGTTTCATTGGCATAGGTGTCACTTCCTTCTCTGGACAAGAAATCAGCAGTTTGATTTCGTTTACCTGGCAG GCAAGTCGGGTGAACCTGAGATTTCGGCCGTTGAAGAGGAAGGACAGGTAATCTCGAGATTCTTCGGCCACTTGTACCTGCCAATATCCGGCGCTGAGGTCGACGGTGGAGTATATGGTCTTGCCATGGAACGTCTGCAACACCTGATCGATCTGGGCGGGAGCTTCACGGTCGTCGTCGAGAATCATGTTCAGCTGGCGGGCGTCGAGACAGAGTCGGGTGGAGCCGTCCTTCTTCGAAACGCAG GTAATACCAGGAAGGAGTATGGGAAGCACTTTCCTTCGACTTGGATCTCCAGGAGGCATTGTTTAGATATTTGGAGACGACGTCCTGGTGTGACACCTGATAG